A part of Amycolatopsis lurida genomic DNA contains:
- a CDS encoding CocE/NonD family hydrolase, producing the protein MGLKTLTATVVATLLLTAAPAVASPAFVLREGVSEPVFSYEKAIRETAWVETGQDLDRDGQADRVAADIIRPAEPAARGQGVPVIMDVSPYFEKVGRGNERQPKTYLPDGTPSQFPLFYDNYFVPRGYAVVLVDVGGTNRSSGCFDDVASGNGVVNWLNGRARAFRTPFGPERVRAEWANGSVGAIGKSQDGATAIGMAASGIEGLKTIVPIAGVSSYYEVHNSHGAYFGWAGGPGFYNERAGKLCRPFEEDNARRAGTDGNFNDYWRGLDYVAKTGKVRASVFASMGFHDLNVNPIQFGPWWEALNAYGVPRKAWLHQAAHVDPFDLDRSLFVKTLHRWFDRWLLGVRNGVETEPAIRIEHTPDRWTDERRWPPATQTRVLWPAVSGGLGNRPSSGTASMTDDPARGASQWVENPSQPSPERLVFTGEPMRTDTRVAGTATVTVTARSGKSAARIGAVLVDYGPATARNTKFPALGIKNLTTRSCWGAGTAADTGCFLDTVADPTTVDKRIVATGWADLGHHRSLWRGEPLVPGKAYTMTFRLSSLDHVVPAGHRLALVLGGTDGDMFDPALPALGSRVTFDLGATSLSVPVAARN; encoded by the coding sequence ATGGGGCTCAAGACCTTGACCGCCACCGTGGTGGCGACACTGCTGCTGACCGCCGCACCCGCCGTCGCGTCACCCGCGTTCGTCCTGCGCGAAGGCGTCAGCGAGCCGGTGTTCTCCTACGAGAAGGCCATCCGGGAGACCGCCTGGGTGGAGACCGGCCAGGACCTCGACCGCGACGGGCAGGCCGACCGGGTCGCCGCCGACATCATCCGCCCGGCGGAACCCGCCGCGCGCGGGCAGGGCGTTCCGGTGATCATGGACGTCAGCCCGTACTTCGAGAAGGTCGGGCGCGGTAACGAGCGCCAGCCGAAGACGTATCTCCCCGACGGCACGCCGTCGCAATTCCCGCTCTTCTACGACAACTACTTCGTCCCGCGCGGGTACGCGGTCGTGCTGGTCGACGTCGGGGGCACCAATCGCTCGTCCGGGTGCTTCGACGACGTCGCGTCCGGCAACGGCGTCGTGAACTGGCTCAACGGGCGCGCACGGGCCTTCCGGACGCCGTTCGGGCCCGAGCGCGTGCGCGCGGAGTGGGCGAACGGATCGGTCGGGGCGATCGGGAAGTCGCAGGACGGGGCGACGGCGATCGGGATGGCCGCGTCCGGGATCGAAGGCCTGAAGACCATCGTGCCGATCGCCGGGGTCAGCTCGTACTACGAGGTCCACAACTCGCACGGCGCCTACTTCGGCTGGGCGGGCGGTCCCGGTTTCTACAACGAGCGCGCCGGGAAACTGTGCCGCCCGTTCGAAGAGGACAACGCGCGGCGCGCGGGCACGGACGGGAACTTCAACGACTACTGGCGCGGGCTCGACTACGTCGCGAAGACCGGCAAGGTGCGTGCGAGCGTTTTCGCGTCGATGGGTTTCCACGATCTCAACGTCAACCCGATCCAGTTCGGCCCTTGGTGGGAGGCGTTGAACGCATACGGCGTGCCGCGCAAGGCGTGGTTGCACCAGGCGGCGCACGTCGACCCGTTCGACCTCGACCGATCGCTGTTCGTGAAGACCCTGCACCGCTGGTTCGACCGCTGGCTGCTCGGCGTCCGCAACGGCGTCGAGACCGAGCCCGCGATCCGGATCGAGCACACCCCCGATCGCTGGACCGACGAGCGCCGTTGGCCGCCCGCCACCCAGACACGCGTGTTGTGGCCAGCGGTGTCGGGCGGGCTGGGGAATCGCCCTTCGTCAGGCACGGCCTCGATGACCGACGATCCGGCACGCGGGGCGTCGCAGTGGGTGGAGAACCCGTCTCAACCCAGCCCCGAACGGCTCGTCTTCACGGGTGAACCGATGCGGACGGACACCCGTGTCGCCGGGACCGCCACCGTCACGGTGACCGCGCGCTCCGGCAAATCCGCCGCGCGGATCGGCGCGGTGCTGGTCGACTACGGCCCCGCGACCGCGCGGAACACGAAGTTCCCCGCGCTGGGCATCAAGAACCTGACGACCCGCTCCTGCTGGGGCGCGGGCACCGCCGCGGACACCGGCTGCTTCCTCGACACCGTCGCCGATCCGACCACTGTGGACAAACGGATCGTGGCGACCGGCTGGGCGGACCTCGGCCACCACCGCTCGCTGTGGCGCGGCGAACCGCTCGTGCCAGGCAAGGCGTACACGATGACGTTCCGGCTGAGCAGCCTGGACCACGTCGTCCCGGCGGGGCACCGGCTGGCGCTCGTCCTGGGCGGGACCGACGGGGACATGTTCGACCCGGCGCTGCCCGCTCTCGGCTCCCGGGTGACCTTCGACCTGGGTGCTACTTCGCTCTCAGTCCCGGTCGCTGCCCGCAATTAG